The segment CCGATGTACAACCTGCTCGGCAGGCGGATCGAGGAGGAGTACGTCGCCTGCGCGGATTATCTGGGCCTGACGAGCATCGGCTACAACCCCCTCGCAGGGGGTCTCCTGACGGGAAAGCACCGCTTCGACGAGACGCCGACACCGGGCACGCGCTTCGATCGCGAGATCTACCGGGACAGGTACTGGAGCGAAGAGCTCTTCCGTGCCGTCTCGGAGCTCCAGGAGATCGCGCGCCAGAGCGATCTGTCGCTCATCGAGCTCGCCCTCCGCTGGGCCGTACAGCGGCCCGAGACCGACGCCGTCCTCCTCGGTGCCTCGAGCGTGGATCAGCTCACCGCCAATCTGGCGGCGGCATCCGGTCCCCCGCTCGGCGATGACGTCTTCGCGCGGTGCGACGAGGTGTGGACGACGCTGCGCGGCGCTGCGCCCGCGTACAACCGCTGACCCGCGCCCCGGCGCACGAACGAAGGACCACGCATGAAGATCACCGACATCCGCGCGACGACCGTCGCGATCCCCCTCGACGCGCCGCTGCGTCACGCCAACGGCGGCCACTGGGGCCGGTTCGTCCGCACGATCATCGAGGTCGACACGGACGAGGGCCTCACGGGTCTGGGCGAGATGCGCGGCGCCGGCGCAGCCACCGAGGACGCCTTCCTCGCACTGCGGCACTATCTGATCGGACACGACCCCTTCGATCTCGAACAGATGCGCTTCATGCTGCTCAACCCGACGGCGGCGCTATACGGCAACCGCACGCATCTGCACGCGGCGATGGAGTTCGCGTGCCTCGACCTCATGGGCAAGTACCTCGGGCTTCCCGTCTCGAAGCTCCTCGGTGGTCCCGTCCGCGATCGGATCGAGTTCGGGTCGTACCTCTTCTTCCGCTACGCCAACGAAGAGGGCAACGGCGAGATCGAGACCCCCGAGCAGCTGGCCGACTATGCCGGGCGGATGCGCGACGAGCACGGGTTCCACACCCACAAACTCAAGGGCGGCGTGTTCGCGCCGGGCCACGAGCTCGAATGCTACAACGCCGTCGGCGAGAGGTTTCCGCAGGACGGGCTGCGCTACGACCCGAACTCGGTGCTGAGCGTCGACGAGTCGATCCGCTTCGCCCGCGAGATCGACGACCTCAACAACGACTACTTGGAAGACCCGACGTGGGGGCTCAACGGCATGCGGCAGGTACGCGAGCGCACGAGCATCCCGATGGCGACCAACACTGTTGTGGTGAACTTCGAGCAGTTGGCCACCAATGTCCGCGACCCCGCGGTCGACGTCATCCTCCTCGACACCGTGTTCTGGGGTGGGATGCGGCCTTGCCTGAAGGCCGCCGGAGTGTGCGAGACGTTCCAGCTCTCCGTCGCGATGCACTCATCAGGCGAACTCGGCATCCAACTTGCCACGATGCTCCACCTCGGGGCGGTCATCCCCGCGCTGCCCTTCGCGATCGATTCTCACTACCACCACCTGCTGGACGACGTCATTGTCGGCGGCAAGATGCAGTACCGCGACGGGGCTCTCGACGTGCCGACTGGACCGGGCCTGGGCGTCGAGCTGGATCGCGAGAAGATGGAGCGCTACGCCGATCACTTCCGCAAGGTCGGCAACTACGTCTACGACCGCGACCCCAAGCGCCCAGGTTGGTTCCCGCTGATTCCCAATGAGCGTTGGGCACAGCCGTCGTGAGTGGCGTCGTCGCCGTGTCCCAGCGTGTTCCGGGCTGGGCTGTGGAAACGCTATCGGGCGCCGGCTTCGAGGTCCGCATGCGCGACAGCGACGCCCCGGCGTCGTCGGACGAGCTCGTCCGACTCGTGGAGGGTGCGCGGGGAATGGTCTCGTTCCTCACCGACCGCGTGGATTGCGCCGTGATCGAGGCGGGTGGCGCCCTCGAGGTCGTGTCGACCGTCGCGGCCGGCTATGACAACATCGACGTTGCGGCGGCGGTGGAGCGCGGAGTCGAGGTGTGCCACACGCCCGACGCGCTGACGGATGCCACTGCCGACCTGACTATGGCGCTTCTGCTGGCCGCGGCGCGGAGGCTTCCGGAGAACGATGGGTTTCTGCGCGAGGGCGGGCGCATCCTGTGGCGTCTGGAGCAGCCGCTCATGGGATTGGATGTGTCGGGAACGACGATCGGGATTGTGGGCGCCGGCAAGATCGGAACAGCTGTCGCGCGGCGCGCGCGGGCGTTCGGGATGAGGATCGTGTATACGGGCCGTTCGGGGTGGGACCGCCCAATCGAAGAGGAGCTGTCCGCGACGCGGTGCGAGCTGGACGAGCTCGTACGTACGGCGGATGTCGTCTCGCTGCACGTTCCGTTGACCGATGCCACGCGTGGCATGATCGACGCCCAGGTGCTGCAGGCGATGAAGCCGTCGGCGCTGCTGATCAACACGTCGAGAGGTGCGCTCGTGGACGAGGATGCGCTTGCCGACGCGCTGGAGTCAGGATGGATCAGCGGGGTGGGGCTCGACGTGTTTGCCGACGAGCCGGCGGTGAACGAGCGTCTCCTCGCGCTGCGGGAGCGGGTCGTGCTCACTCCTCACATGGGGAGCGCGACGGAGGGCACACGCCGGGCGATGCTCGCGACTGCCGTGGACAACGTGATCGCGGCTCTTCGAGGCTGCGCCAAGAACGTGGTCCCTCGACGATAGCCGGTGGGCGTTTTGACAAGGGAGCTTGTCTAGATGACATCATCGACCAGGCATGACATCGCGACTTGCCGTGTGAAATCTTGCGTCCATCGGAAGTGCCGGCGAGCCGAGCGGAGAGCGCCGTGACGACAGTGCTGTTCGCGCCTGACGGATTCAAAGGCTCGATCTCTGCCACGGCCGCAGCGCAGGCCCTCGCCGCGGGATGGCGTGAGTCGCGGCCAAATGATCGCCTCCTCTTCGCGCCAATGGCCGACGGAGGCGAGGGCACTCTCGATGCCTTCATCGCGGCGCACCCTAGCGCGCGCGAGATGGCCGTTGATGTGACCGGTCCGCACGGGCGTCCGGTCGCAGCGACGTGGTTACTGTTGCCAGCGTCCGACGGGATTCCTGGGGGCACGGGTGTGGTCGAGCTTGCTTCGACGTCGGGCATAGAACTGCTCGGCGATGAGCTGCGGCCCATGGACGCACACACGATAGGTTTCGGGCAGGCGATCGCTGCGGCGCTCGACGCAGGGGTATCCCGGCTCGTGCTCGCCATCGGATCGAGCTCATCCACAGACGGTGGCATCGGTATGCTCACAGCATTGGGGGCCCGCGCGATCGATGTCGACGGCCGTCCCCTCGCCCCCGGTCTGCGGGGGCTCATCGATCTCGCCGCCGTGGACATGGTGAGTATGCGGGCACTCCCGGTCGCGGGAGTGAGCGTTTTGACCGACGTCGACAGCCCCTTGACGGGGCCTGATGGAGCGGCGGCCGTTTTCGGGTCGCAGAAGGGCCTCGACACACTTGGGGTGACGCGAGCGGACACGGCACTTGCTCGACTCGCGTCGCTGGTGAACGCTGATCCAGAGTCCCCGGGTGCCGGCGCGGCTGGCGGAACAGGGCTCGCCTTGCTCGCATGGGGCGCCCAGCTGACAGTGGGCGCTGCGGAGATGTCTGCCCTTGTGGGCCTCCCCGAGAAAGCATCCCGGGCGTGCGTTGTCGTGACCGGGGAAGGGTCTTACGACGCTCAGTCAGTGAGAGGGAAAGTGCCTGCATACGTGGCCGATGTCGCGACCTCCGCAGGAGCCCGCGTCATGCTCGTTGCGGGGCGCATCAGCGCCGACGCCGACACCAGCGGATTCGTGGCCACTGCGTCCCTAACGAACATCGCCGGATCGTCGGCGGCGGCAATGAAGGATCCCGCCCGGTGGCTCCGCGAGGCGGGGCGCCGTCTCGCTGTCGATGTCGGCCCGTGATTGACGATCACCTCGGGGTATCAGCGCGCCGATCTTCGCGAACTTCCTCGCCGATGGCATGCCCGCCGGTGTCCCTGTGTCCCGACCCCGAACCGCCGCTGCCAGCATCACCGCATCCGCACGCGACGCCATCCCCGCCATCCAGCCGTAAGTCGTCCTGACAGTCCGGGGAAGTCGGCCAATCGTACATCTTGCCTGAGCTCGTCCATGATGACTGCCCTAGGCGTGGCCCCTCACGTCGGGTTACGGTGGGGCAGGATCCCACCGCAGGTCTGGGCTCGAATTCCTCTCAACCGGGACTTTTCTTCACTCGAGCGAAGGCCCTCGCGCCTCTGCGAGCAAGAATCGAGCAATGCGACCTTTCCCGAATCTTTCTCACGGCCCGAGCACAAACCTGGTGACAAAACGCCTGGTCAGACGAGAAAAGCGCCGCACAAGATGCGCGGCGCTTTTTGCTCAATCCCTTTGAACGGAACCTAAAACCTGGCTCTGACCAGGGATTTATGGCGGTGACGGTGGGATTTGAACTCATACCGCCCGGTATTTCGTAGCTGTTCGAGGGCACGCTGGGCTGTGATTCCGCAAGTTCTTGTGTTTCGGCGATGTGCTCGGAGAGCCGCGCCCCGACCGGATCTTTCTCACGGGTTTACCCGCCCACATGTAGAGGGGGTGGCATCATGCATGGGCGCTGACGCGGCGTCGCAGTGTGCGCCGCGATCTAGGTCCGAACTTTCCTCAAGGCCCGGAACGCGGCGTGCGCGATGATCATCAGAAGTCCGAGCGTGCCGACCGGAACCCCGACCATTGCCAAGATTCCCGCCCCGATGTTCGCGTCCGGCGCGGTTCGGTCCAAGAGAAGAACCACTCCAACGAGCATGGCGAAGCCGCAGCCAAGGAGAACCGTACCGATGTAGTGAGTCTTCACAATCGCCCCCAGAGTGTCAGATGCCGCTCCGAAGACCTTACGCGGGGAAAGATCCCCACGGTCGGGCATCGGCTCGACCGGTGGCCGCCTAGTGAAGGAGGCTTCAAGGGAAAACCTGTGTCCAGAGCGCCTTGTACGCTCCCGAAGGCAAAACCCGCTGTTTCGGCGATGAGCCCCTACTCCTCGGTGGGGCCGAGATCGGCGTTGGCGACGAATGACACCGAGGGCGCGATGATCTGATCCAGCTCGATGAGGACGAGTTCGTTCATGCCTGCTCGCGTGAGGGGCGCGGGCACAAAGAGGGTTCGCTGAGGCTTGCGTCGCACATACCTCCCTAGAACGAATCCATTGAGGACGGCGAAACCCGATCCGAGTGTGACCGTGTCGAGGTGCAGATCCGTCGGGGCCTCAAGCGCGAAGGAGCCGCGGAGCCC is part of the Microbacterium sp. ET2 genome and harbors:
- a CDS encoding enolase C-terminal domain-like protein yields the protein MKITDIRATTVAIPLDAPLRHANGGHWGRFVRTIIEVDTDEGLTGLGEMRGAGAATEDAFLALRHYLIGHDPFDLEQMRFMLLNPTAALYGNRTHLHAAMEFACLDLMGKYLGLPVSKLLGGPVRDRIEFGSYLFFRYANEEGNGEIETPEQLADYAGRMRDEHGFHTHKLKGGVFAPGHELECYNAVGERFPQDGLRYDPNSVLSVDESIRFAREIDDLNNDYLEDPTWGLNGMRQVRERTSIPMATNTVVVNFEQLATNVRDPAVDVILLDTVFWGGMRPCLKAAGVCETFQLSVAMHSSGELGIQLATMLHLGAVIPALPFAIDSHYHHLLDDVIVGGKMQYRDGALDVPTGPGLGVELDREKMERYADHFRKVGNYVYDRDPKRPGWFPLIPNERWAQPS
- a CDS encoding 2-hydroxyacid dehydrogenase, giving the protein MSQRVPGWAVETLSGAGFEVRMRDSDAPASSDELVRLVEGARGMVSFLTDRVDCAVIEAGGALEVVSTVAAGYDNIDVAAAVERGVEVCHTPDALTDATADLTMALLLAAARRLPENDGFLREGGRILWRLEQPLMGLDVSGTTIGIVGAGKIGTAVARRARAFGMRIVYTGRSGWDRPIEEELSATRCELDELVRTADVVSLHVPLTDATRGMIDAQVLQAMKPSALLINTSRGALVDEDALADALESGWISGVGLDVFADEPAVNERLLALRERVVLTPHMGSATEGTRRAMLATAVDNVIAALRGCAKNVVPRR
- a CDS encoding glycerate kinase, with amino-acid sequence MLFAPDGFKGSISATAAAQALAAGWRESRPNDRLLFAPMADGGEGTLDAFIAAHPSAREMAVDVTGPHGRPVAATWLLLPASDGIPGGTGVVELASTSGIELLGDELRPMDAHTIGFGQAIAAALDAGVSRLVLAIGSSSSTDGGIGMLTALGARAIDVDGRPLAPGLRGLIDLAAVDMVSMRALPVAGVSVLTDVDSPLTGPDGAAAVFGSQKGLDTLGVTRADTALARLASLVNADPESPGAGAAGGTGLALLAWGAQLTVGAAEMSALVGLPEKASRACVVVTGEGSYDAQSVRGKVPAYVADVATSAGARVMLVAGRISADADTSGFVATASLTNIAGSSAAAMKDPARWLREAGRRLAVDVGP